From Falco naumanni isolate bFalNau1 chromosome 4, bFalNau1.pat, whole genome shotgun sequence:
ACAGTCCGGGGTACAGGGTGGGTCTGGGTTGTAGCCTCCCTTGcagaggcaggggctggtgtCACATGGCGGCACATGATACCACCAGGCTTGAGGCCAGGGTGAGGGGCACCAGATGGTCTCCCTTGCtggtcagggagctgcagctgcGGCATCCCGGTAATGTCCCATGCTGTGCCCCACAGCTCGACCCCGAAAATACCGGTTTCATTGGGGTGGAGACATTCGCCAGCCTCGTGCACAGCCATGAGCTGCCCCTGGACCCCGCCAAGCTGGACATGCTGGtggccctggcacagggcaACGACGAGGGGCAGGTCTGCTATCAGGAGCTGGTAGACCTGGTCAGTGCTGGGGGGCCGCAGGGACAGGGGCGAGCAGCCGGGTGTCAtccggggggaggggggggggcactgggcaCCTCCTTGTGTccatggggaggggggcagacACTGGTGGTCCCCGGGGGCTCCCCTGGCATGGGATGATGGCACAGCCTTGGGGTGGCTTGTCCCTGTCCCACCGGGCTGTGGCACggggtggtggtgatgggcAGGGGATGGCCACAAGCCCAGCGGCCTGAGCTGCCCCTGCGGACCCCGCGGGCACGGCCTCTCTCTGCAGATCAGCAGCAAGCGCTCGAGCAGCTTCAAACGCGCCATTGCCAACGGGCAGCGAGCCCTGCCCCGCGACGTGCTGCTGGACGAGACCGGCCTGGGCTTCTACAAGCGCTTCGTTCGCTACGTGGCCTATGAGATCCTGCCCTGCGAGATGGACCGGCGCTGGTACTTCTACCAGCACCGCACGTGTCCACCCCCCGTCTTCATGGCAGCTGTCACCCTCACCCAGGTACGGGGCACGGGCACATGGCCGGCTGGTCCCAGGCTGATCCTGGCCGAAGCGCCCCTGTGCCCTCGGGGGGGCTCAGACCTTGGGTGGACAGGTTGGGTGACCCTGCGTGTGATGTCCTGGTGCCCGCAGGGGGGCTCAGATCTGGTGATGCAGGGATGGGTGACCCCGGTTGTGATGTGCCAGTGGCTGTGGTGGTCTCAGACCTGAGGCAGAGGAGATGGGTGATCCCAGTGATCCCAGTGGTGATGTGCCagtgcctgggggggggggggggggtcaaACCCAGGGCAGATGGGACGGGTGGCCCCAGTGGTGATGTCCTAGTGACCATGGGAGGCTCAGACCCAGGGCGGAGGGGGCCAGGTGAGCCTGCCCCAGGACCGAGGGAtggtgctgggtgccagcagtgctgggggtgaCAGCCGTGGGGTTTGGTGCAGATCATCGTGTTCCTCTGCTACGGGGCCCGGCTGAACAAGTGGGTGCTGCAGACCTACCACCCCGAGTACATGAAGAGCCCCCTGGTCTACCACCCTGGGCACCGGGCGCGCGCCTGGCGCTTCCTCACCTACATGTTCATGCACGTGGGGTAGGTCCCTGCCAGGGGGGGAAATTGGGGGCTGCACGGGCTGAGCCACCGCGTGTCCCCTCCTgtgcctgggcaggctggagcagctggggttCAACGCCCTCCTGCAGCTGATGATCGGGGTGCCCCTGGAGATGGTGCACGGCATCTTGCGCATCAGCTTCCTCTACCTGGCCGGTGTCCTGGCAGGTGGGTGCTTGCCCGGCGCAGGGGATGTCCCCATCCATCCCTACCACCAGCTCCGGGGAGGGCATGGGGAGATGCACCCCGAGTCTGAGGGGGATGCGAAGCCTCGCTCGCCACCCACTCTTGACCACTGGGTACCACCTGGCACTGCCAGCATCACTTGCcctggagggctgggggcaaTGCAGCCCGTAACTAATTAATGTAGACAGTAATTAATTAATGCGATGGGGGGGCAAGGCCCTGCACTGAGCCCTGCCCGTGCCCACAGGCTCCCTCACTGTCTCCATCACTGACATGCGGGCCCCCCTGGTTGGGGGCTCGGGGGGCGTCTACGCACTCTGCTCGGCACACCTTGCCAACGTTGTCATGGTCAGCGCCGGGACGTGGGGGCCTTGGGGCGTGGGAGAGTGGGTGGCATGCTGTGACATT
This genomic window contains:
- the RHBDL1 gene encoding rhomboid-related protein 1 isoform X1; translation: MDRSSLLQLIQEQLDPENTGFIGVETFASLVHSHELPLDPAKLDMLVALAQGNDEGQVCYQELVDLISSKRSSSFKRAIANGQRALPRDVLLDETGLGFYKRFVRYVAYEILPCEMDRRWYFYQHRTCPPPVFMAAVTLTQIIVFLCYGARLNKWVLQTYHPEYMKSPLVYHPGHRARAWRFLTYMFMHVGLEQLGFNALLQLMIGVPLEMVHGILRISFLYLAGVLAGSLTVSITDMRAPLVGGSGGVYALCSAHLANVVMNWAGMRCPYKLLRMVLALVCMSSEVGRAVWLRFSPPLPASGPQPSFMAHLAGAIVGISMGLTILRSYEESLQDQCGWWVLLLSYGTFLLFAVFWNIFAYDLLGAQIPPPP
- the RHBDL1 gene encoding rhomboid-related protein 1 isoform X2 — encoded protein: MDRSSLLQLIQEQLDPENTGFIGVETFASLVHSHELPLDPAKLDMLVALAQGNDEGQISSKRSSSFKRAIANGQRALPRDVLLDETGLGFYKRFVRYVAYEILPCEMDRRWYFYQHRTCPPPVFMAAVTLTQIIVFLCYGARLNKWVLQTYHPEYMKSPLVYHPGHRARAWRFLTYMFMHVGLEQLGFNALLQLMIGVPLEMVHGILRISFLYLAGVLAGSLTVSITDMRAPLVGGSGGVYALCSAHLANVVMNWAGMRCPYKLLRMVLALVCMSSEVGRAVWLRFSPPLPASGPQPSFMAHLAGAIVGISMGLTILRSYEESLQDQCGWWVLLLSYGTFLLFAVFWNIFAYDLLGAQIPPPP